aaacttctgacccactggaattgtgatacattgaattataagtgaaataatctgtctgtaaacaattgttggaaaaatgatttatgtcatgcacaaagtagatgtcctaaccgacttgccaaaactatagtttgttaacaagaaatttgtggagtggttgataaacgagtttcaatgactccaacctcagtgtatgtaaacttccaacttcaactgtaaatcatcTTCCTCAAGTTATAAACCAACGTCAACTCCTCTGAAGCGGGCGGGCgggcagcttctatctcaaggcgatcagactgttaaatagcaatcACTAGCCGGATACCACCcgtttactcaaccctgcaccttagaggctgctgccctagtcacattaataatgtttacatactgctttactcatttcatatgtgtatactgtattctattctactgtattttaaaacttcttggaaatagggggcgacattttcgtttttggctaaaaaacgtacccatttgaaacggcctatttctcagcccccgaaactagaatatgcatataattatcagattaggatagaaaacactctaaggtttccaaaactgtcttaatattgtctgtgagttaaacagaactgatattgcaagcGAAAACCGGAGGAAAATCTAAACAGGAAGTGTATTTTTTTTKAAACCTCACAGTTCTGAGGCCTGTCTAATgagcatttaaagggatatcaaccagatctctttttctatgtcttccctagGGTGCTcatacccattccatggcacatggtttatgaattgatacgcaaaacaacgccggattcaaaacttcaaatttttctatttaaattactatacaaaattcttgcaccATAAATgcttatatatatgggggatacaatcttccggctctgcagattttgctgtgaggaggcagtcattagatcagatcatttattttggtattgtccatatgtagctcgtttttgtcacaggtccaggaatggctgaagaactgcaacatttgcctagaactaacactgtagatagcaatactgggtgatttgaaaagccatagtcaatcaatcaataatataattattattttaaatttacaatctgtagaagctatgagaatagaaaggttcagtatttTGTCAAGCATCactgcacagttgaaaaatatatggcaaatagaaatacaaaatggatggtgttgagagatagatgggaggggttgaatggagctgaagggtgggactaataacaagataccatgtaaaacatacagggtctgtaaaatgtatataggttcagaaatagcacagttacaaatagaaatcaaactggatggatatcagaaatagaggaaggactaaaaacaaacaaaatataactattgtaaaatagattgtgtctgtaaaatgtgtataagatgtataaactgaaggtagaagcctaagtgtttattagtttactccaattgggggaagggtggtagggtttgcgggaaaAAKaaaggtatattctaaaagaaaaagtatgtatgtctatataggtatgtgtatgcatatgtgtatgtatatggatatatatatttacaaaaaaatatatatgggggattggaaatgatgcagacaattacattgatggaagctacaatctttccgcaatattaagctgatccaccccttaagatttaaaaataataataaagtaaaatAGTTAATAGCTATCCGAActatctgcatttaccctttTAGCACTAACTCATTACAtatgctgctgttgctgtttattatctatcctgttgcccagTCACTTTATCcccacctatatgtacatatctatctcaattaccacgtacccctgcacattgactcggtactggtaccccgtgtatatagccaagttatcgttactcattgtgtatttattacttgttattttactgctgctctttaattacttgtttttagttatctttttttctctctgcgttgttgggaagggcccataaacAAGCCTTTCAAtgttaatctacacctgttgtttacgaagcatgtggcaaatacaatttgattcgatttatTTGGATTTGCCACTGTTTTTTAAccatttacatgtacatactgaCCCAACTTATATTGCCTGTCAAAAGACTGTTGATACTATTTGTGCTTTGTGAACTATAATCATTTGAAATTTGCTTAAAATCTCCATAGACTTCAAAGGGAAATGTGGGATTTGCCACTGCTCTTGATCCGTTTCAGCTAAAGACCAACACAACGTTCAAATGAATGACTCGACATAGATAACTTCAACACAGCTTTTTGCTCCCATTCATACTTTATAAACTATAAAGCTTGTTGTATCCCCATTCATTTTAACGGCAGATTGCAGGCTTCAAAATTCTTAACTGAAATCCCTGCCACAGAACTTTCAGAATGTTCAAACAAACTTAAAAACACATTATATTGCTTAAGATACTATCTGACCCGgcgccaggataaagtgactaagggggGCAGTTGAAATCGGCAATGGGGCAAAACATTTGGGGGGGtttttgcattggaattatattgaattatattgaattctgatTATACTGTATAATCACACTATACCACAAGACTCCGAGACCATACAGCTAGGCCTTTTTGGTAATGAATATTACCTAAATGATCGATAGGGCaattcacctattacaaacagcctatTTGAATGCAGTCGTACACACAGCTTTTTTACCaaaaataatgcaaactaaatgctgaaagttGTAGCCTAGTTATCCATGCATgtaaacaaaaatactgaatagcagtttggcttagaataccGAAAACTGCAAGcagaacaaaacaaagaaacagtgGTACCAACTAGTAGGAGTAGTAAACAAAATATCAGATGAATAAaggcatgacacaatctatatttaggctagttacattaacagtaaataAACGCAGTAAACCAAAGATGAACGGAGATCCAAAACATAGcctacagcagggttccccaactggcggcccacgggACGAATTTGTctgttaagtaatactgcaagacagCACagcaaataaatgtactttttggcctaaattaaAACCTACAGggttgggtcaaatccaatacaacacagagtGAAACCCTTTTCTATTTTCAAGTATTGCAGCATgatgttatggctatgcttgtcATCTTGGACACAGATGCTCATGCGCTCATCCTCCAACAGGATGGCAACTGGTCATTCTACACAGGTATCCAAAATCAGTCCTGCTGAGTCATGTTGTGTAGTGCCAAGGCAAGAAAAactaaaacgtgcacccagggggcccCAGGACgaggtttgggaaaccctgatctacACCACACAGGGCATCCCACAGGCCACCCAACAATGCACCAAGAGGTCAACTCACCCTACTGACGAAGATGCCCCGGTGCTCTAGTCCCAGAATTTCTTGTCGACAGCAAAATATGTGGTCTTGGTGCTCTACANNNNNNNNNNNNNNNNNNNNNNNNNNNNNNNNNNNNNNNNNNNNNNNNNNNNNNNNNNNNNNNNNNNNNNNNNNNNNNNNNNNNNNNNNNNNNNNNNNNNNNNNNNNNNNNNNNNNNNNNNNNNNNNNNNNNNNNNNNNNNNNNNNNNNNNNNNNNNNNNNNNNNNNNNNNNNNNNNNNNNNNNNNNNNNNNNNNNNNNNNNNNNNNNNNNNNNNNNNNNNNNNNNNNNNNNNNNNNNNNNNNNNNNNNNNNNNNNNNNNNNNNNNNNNNNNNNNNNNNNNNNNNNNNNNNNNNNNNNNNNNNNNNNNNNNNNNNNNNNNNNNNNNNNNNNNNNNNNNNNNNNNNNNNNNNNNNNNNNNNNNNNNNNNNNNNNNNNNNNNNNNNNNNNNNNNNNNNNNNNNNNNNNNNNNNNNNNNNNNNNNNNNNNNNNNNNNNNNNNNNNNNNNNNNNNNNNNNNNNNNNNNNNNNNNNNNNNNNNNNNNNNNNNNNNNNNNNNNNNNNNNNNNNNNNNNNNNNNNNNNNNNNNNNNNNNNNNNNNNNNNNNNNNNNNNNNNNNNNNNNNNNNNNNNNNNNNNNNNNNNNNNNNNNNNNNNNNNNNNNNNNNNNNNNNNNNNNNNNNNNNNNNNNNNNNNNNNNNNNNNNNNNNNNNNNNNNNNNNNNNNNNNNNNNNNNNNNNNNNNNNNNNNNNNNNNNNNNNNNNNNNNNNNNNNNNNNNNNNNNNNNNNNNNNNNNNNNNNNNNNNNNNNNNNNNNNNNNNNNNNNNNNNNNNNNNNNNNNNNNNNNNNNNNNNNNNNNNNNNNNNNNNNNNNNNNNNNNNNNNNNNNNNNNNNNNNNNNNNNNNNNNNNNNNNNNNNNNNNNNNNNNNNNNNNNNNNNNNNNNNNNNNNNNNNNNNNNNNNNNNNNNNNNNNNNNNNNNNNNNNNNNNNNNNNNNNNNNNNNNNNNNNNNNNNNNNNNNNNNNNNNNNNNNNNNNNNNNNNNNNNNNNNNTACAGTCCCAGAAATGTGGTCTGGTGCTCTACAGTCCCAGAAATGTGGTCTGGTGCTCTACAGTCCCAGAAATGTGGTCTGGTGCTCTACAGTCCTAGAAATGTGGTCTGGTGCTCTACAGTCCCAGAAATGTGGTCTGGAGGTCTCGTGAAGACACTAGTAATGAGGCAGAGTAACATCTTCACTTTATCATACCTGTCTATATCTACCACTAAAATGTGTATTCAAAAGCCTTGATGTTTTTTAACCCTTTGAtttggtaaaataaaaatgtgttgacTTTTAAAGTAGTGGTTTGTGTTGTAATTCTGCACATTGTGCCAGATACTCTCTATATTCAAGACAAACATCACTAGTAACTTTTCATCATGAAGAGAATAGCTTTATTGGCTCATAAGAGAACATCAGATCTGACTGTTTTTCATGTACATTTTTATTATGAAAAAGACACTATACACTATCATGCATCACACCAGAATCATTTATGGAGggatacacacatatacatggaTTATAACATTGCAGTTATGTGTGAGTCTGTATTGGCGTTTGTCCCATAGAAAATGATAGAGGCCGCTAGTGGCCTTGATTCTGCGTGGGCAGCACCATCGAGTGCTTCCACCATGCTTCCGCAATTTCAAAGTAGTCAACTgagtggggattcctatgggttgtagcctcaatagggctgcccatgctgtcacagacgctgtAAAGGCACAGAWataaagatgagtcctctatctatctctatggtttgTCCATGAttatgggtgtgtgtgagtgggaggGTGTGGGCCCATGTGTGATGTTACAGGAAGGCACATAGTCTCTCCAGTACAGAAGGGTTTCTGTTGCTGAGGAAGATCagttctttctttccttcctctgtCTGACCTGACGGAGAGAAATCTCTCAATCAGTTCAACATGTCACAATCTAAACCATCACAAACAGTGCCAGTGGTGAAAGTGAATAKCTCTTACTGTGTGGGTGTTGTAGCCAGTGGCGGTCCAGGTAGTAGAGGTAACAGCTCTCAAACTCCTTCTCACTGTAGAGGGAGACTGGTACTGGGACAAACGGGTCCATGCTGTCAAAGCCCTCCTGTAGGAGGAACACAGAGGATGAGGATAGAAGTTTTTATAGGTGAACTTCTGTTTCTATTTGACTGATCATACAATAACATGAAACATGATGCATGTAAACACGTCAGAAGGGTCTTGTCCAAAAACATCTAGATCATTCCCGCCCCTTAGCCCAGATCAATAGAcaccaggggttagaggtcattttTGGACTGGACATACAACAACATTAACCAGGATGTAAtcatgacccctgacctctcccAGCAGCTCCTGGGGCAGGTAGGCAGAGCTTGGAGCGTAGAGAGACCCTGTCTGAGACAGAGTGGCGATGACCGCCCCTCCACactgaggagagggacagagagagataggggtgGTGGTGTAAATCACAATCATGTAATTTTCTAATGTCTATTAGACATAGAGGATAACCACTCCATGCAGTTCTCACCCAGTCATTGTTGATCATCTTCCTCAAGTTATGAACCAACGTCAACTCCTCTGGAGCCACCtgacagacaggagaagaggagagacagaaaaagtagagagaagggaaaagtgaCAGGAAAAGAGGATGaaatggaggggagagaaagagacaggtcaGTCAAGTAAGCAACCTTTACACAGAAATTACAAAGACACAAAAATGGAAGCAATAGAaaccaacatatattttatagatCCACAGTGAGAGGTGAATGAATGTATAGGTGTATAAGTACAGGGCTCTTGTCCTCCTTCTTGAGCGTGGTCCTTCCCCAGAGACCGTTGACTCCATCAACAGCCACAGCCAGCCTGAAGCCCCCCTCTGTCCCCCCAGCCTGTAGCCTCAGCTCCTTTAGAAACCCCCCACCACATCACTGCTGCTCTTCACACGAGACACTCCCTGGGGTGAAAAAAACACAGCTAACAATGATACGTGGTATGAGATTCTTAAGAGAAGTGCACTGAACCAATTATGTTGCAGAACTGGAGCCCAGATGCAAGGCGTCCGCATGATTCCCAGCCAAAACAGGTgggaacagtttgtgcatatattatgacgacattgtGATGTTGCAAGCCGAAGTCGGTAGCTGAAGTCTACCCCCTTCGtgtgtgattggtcaacagtagggattctgcAATAAAGTCTTTTTTTCATTCAACAAGAGATTacttgttttcatgcacattttttcattgaaAAATACTGCACAATACATCTTAGATataaaattgcacgactaagatccCCTTGCAAAAACGTCATAACAGATGAAGTTAttttagattcattctgactacGGCATCTCAAAAATGAACAAACAGCAGTACTAACACTTTCTCAtttttcaagtgaaggtcttTTAACTTCTACTTCcacaccatcccggatccgggagcacccccacagtaaaaaagctgactagcatagcctagcatagcgtcacaagtaaatactagcatctaaatatcattaaatcacaagtccaagacaccagatgaaagatacacatcttgtgaatccagccacatttctgatttttaaaatgttttacagggaagacacaatatgtaaatctattttctaaccacgatagcaaaagacaacttttttttctcaccatttttttcctgcatgggtagctatcacaatttcgaccaaataaagattatataagccactaaccaagaaacaacttcataagatgacagtctgataacatatttattgtatagcatatgttttttagaaaaatgtgcatatttcaggtataaatcacagttctacattgcagctgcaatctgaaatagtgccgaagctgccataataattacagagaccaacgtcaaatacctaattactcatcttaaaacatttctgaaaaatacacagcgtgcAGCagaatgaaagcccaacatcttgaatccagccaatatgtccgattttttaagtgttttacagcgaaaacacaatatagcattatattagcttagcacaatagccagaaacacaagcaatttaccagcagcacaggttagcgatcgtaacaatacagcaaagagatatataatttttgactaaccttgatatacttcgtcagatgacagtcctgtaacatcatattacacaatgcatataggttttgttcgaaaatgtgcatatttgcagcacaaatcgtggttatacaatgtgatcagtggcaacaggtcatgcattctggccggcgccatcttggaaaggcacctaatctaatcgataaataatcataaacttgactaaaaaatacaggttggacagcaaatgaaagatacattagttcttaatgcaatcgctgtgttagatttttaaaattaacgttactacgatatacagcgtgcgctaaagcgagaccgcaccgcaattcatggcggaattattgtttcacatttttcaacataaatacgaattaataGCATAAAGACCtcttactatttgttgagcttccatcagaatcttgggcaaggtgtcttttgtccagaacaatcgtcttttggttgaaagatgtcctcttcaaccgtgtaattagcagctaacgttagccatatgCCGGAGAGGTGTCAACTCGTGACGACGAtgacaaagaaattccagaaaaacgcaataaactgctataagtcggtttaaattaactaccttatgaagtttttaagacaaaaaaacaaattaaatcagagccggagatatagaactgctaaaccgaaagcttttcaggacgccatgcttggtgtccctcctgcgtcaggctccacgtcgaaaaggtcggtacttccgttccaagaggctttatactcccccagatggtgctatccactccattcaaagtctcaacgcttactgacatctaggggaaggcgtatgcagtgcatgtaccccatagcttacaagggaatttataaaccgaccctggaacagagacctcgatttcagaaatctcacttcttgacaagaagtgagctgcagaatgagttctgtttcactcagagaaataattcaaaacggttttagaaactagagagtgttttctatccaatagtaataataatatgcatattgtacgagcaagaattgagtatgaggcagtttaatttggagacgatattttccaaagtggaaacagcaccccctagattgaCAAAATTAAGGGAGCATGCGAGCACACTGGTTCGGTTCGCCTAGCCAAGTTCGGCCAAACTGAAGGATGCTGACGCCTTAATAAAGGGCACGTTGACACTGGACTCACCATGTCCACCAGCTCCCCTAGTGGCCGTCCCTCCTCAGTGCTCTCCCTCTTAGTCCACACGTACCGYTGCCTCAACTTGATCTAAAACAACAAGGGGAGACACAGTCACAAATACAGGATGCCTgaaggagtaaaaatatgcttaacaactGTGTGCAATAGTATTTAAAATGACATCTCtgttccccacacacacaattatcagtAAGGTTCCTAAGTCAAGcaatgaatttcaagcacagattcaaccaaaggcCAGGGAGCTTTTCCTATGGTTCACaaagggcaactattggtagttgggtaaaaatacaaataagaaacagacattgaatatccctttgagtatggtggaGCTattattgatgcaccatccaaagtgtaaaatTAAACCCACTTCGCCACGATACAGGCGGCAATCCTAACGTAGTTTCCGGAGAGGCaggaaccgctcagggatttcaccatgaggcgaatcgtgatttaaaaaaagtttgagtttaaaggctgtgataggagataacggaggatggatcaacattgtagttatttcacaatactaacataattgatAGAACGAAAAGAAGAAggccatcctgtttgcaataaggcactaaagtaatactggaaAAAATGTGGTATgatattaactttttgtcctgaatacaaagcgttatgtttggggtaaatccaaaacaacaaacacatcactgagtatcatgtcatattttcaagaatggtggtggctgcatcatgttatgggtat
Above is a genomic segment from Salvelinus sp. IW2-2015 unplaced genomic scaffold, ASM291031v2 Un_scaffold7329, whole genome shotgun sequence containing:
- the LOC112079239 gene encoding LOW QUALITY PROTEIN: small ribosomal subunit protein mS29-like (The sequence of the model RefSeq protein was modified relative to this genomic sequence to represent the inferred CDS: inserted 1 base in 1 codon) — its product is MVFVQLKTFNEGCVMVRQPALELISHLKRADYSKPTLRYLLYGVKGSGKTMSLCHTVHYCSKQGWLVLHLPDAHLWVKNCKELLPSSYHTSRFDQPIQASNWLRNFRTTNEHFLSKIKLRQRYVWTKRESTEEGRPLGELVDMGVSRVKSSSDVVGGXLKELRLQAGGTEGGFRLAVAVDGVNGLWGRTTLKKEDKSPVAPEELTLVHNLRKMINNDWCGGAVIATLSQTGSLYAPSSAYLPQELLGEEGFDSMDPFVPVPVSLYSEKEFESCYLYYLDRHWLQHPHSQTEEGKKELIFLSNRNPSVLERLCAFL